The DNA segment CCTCCATTCCACTGGCCGAGGTGTTCAAGGACTACGCCGAGATGTTGGCCCGCGACTTCAGCCCCGTTCCGACGCCGCACGAGGAGATCAGCAGATGACCCAAGAGCCCGATATGCGCTACCGCCTCGACATCGTCTCCCCGAACGTGCGGGACGCCGTGCGGTTCGCCGGCGGATGGCTCTACGACCGGTCGATGGCCGGGTGGGACGTCACCGTCCTGCTCGACAGTGTGGGCGAGGACGAGCGGCCGCTGGAGATCCTCGGGGCCACCGTGCTCCCGCTGCAGCCGGTGCTCGAATCTTGGAGCGAGCGACCGCACCCCCAGACCGTCGCGGTCGCAGCCGAACTCATCGAAGGCGATGAGCGGGTCCGCGCACACGTGCGCACCGCGCTCGACCACGGTATGACCGAGGTGACGCTGTGGGGTGAGCGCTGTCCGGCCTGCCTCGACGACGACGTGGACACTGTCCGGCACGAGCTGAGCGCCGCCGCGCGGGCTTTCAAGGCGCAGGCCCTCGCGGCCACCAACGACATCGAGGCCGACTTCGTCGGTCAGACCGAGACCTTCCGCTGCGGCATGACGACCTACCCGTCGGTGGCGGCGGACCTCATTCCCGCCAGCTAGGCCCGCAGGCCGACGTCGACGACGACCTTGCCGACGGCGTGGCCGTCGGCCACCTGCCTCAGCGCGTCGGCCACGGCGGCGAGTGGATAGACCGCGCCGATGTGCGGCCGGATGACGTTGTCGGCCAGGAGTGTTCGCAACTGCTCGTCGTTGCGCCGGAATTCGCCAGCCGGGACGTCGCCGAATTGAAAACCCTGCACGGTGACGCCCTTGATCAGCACCAAGTTCAGCGGGATGCGGGGGATGGCGCCGGAGGCGAAGCCGACGGTGACGAACCGCCCCCCTCGGCGCAGCGCCCGCAGTGCCGGTTCCGACAACTCGCCGCCGACCGGGTCGATCACCGCGGCCGCACCGCCGGGTAGTGCGTCGCGCAGCGCGTGGCGCAGCGGCTGCGCCCGGTGGTTGATCGCCCGGTGAGCGCCGTGACCGATTGCCGCATGAAGCTTTTCGTCCGAGGACGCCACCGCGGTGACGCGGGCGCCGAGGTGGACGGCGAGCTGTACCGCGGCCAGGCCCACCCCGCCGCCGGCGCCGAGGACGATCACGTCGTCGCCTGGTTCGACCCGCGCCACCGAGCGCAGCGTGTGCCACGCGGTGCGGTGGGCCACGCCGAACGCGGCAGCGCTGCGGTCGTCGACACCGTCGGGCACGGGGGTCAGCCCGGCAGTCGCCACCGCCACCTCCTCGGCGAACGCGCCGAACATCCCGGTGCCTGCCACCCTGTCGCCGACGGCGAAACCCGTTGTGCCCTGACCGATCCCGATGACGGTGCCGGCGAACTCACTGCCCGGCACGAACGGAGTGGGAACGGCGACCTGATACCGGCCGGCGATCAGCAAGACGTCGGGATAGTTCACCGCCGCGGCACCCACCCGGACGATGACCTGACCCGGGCCGGCCTGAGGCGACGGCAGATCGTCGATCCGCACCGACTCCGGCGGACCGTACGCGGCGCAGACCGCGGCCCTCACCGGTAGTCGCTGGACTCGGCGAGCTCGGCGGCCGACGCCATCAGGCCCGTCACCACCGGCCCGAAGGCCAGCAGCTTCTCGTCGTCGCCGGCGCGCTGGAAACCCTGCTCCAGCACGATCGCGAGCTTCCATTTCGCCAGGATCAGGTAGTAGTCCAGATCGTCGACCTGCCGCCCGGACACCTCGGCATAGTGCGCCACCACGTCGTCGCGCGACGGCATCCCGCGCATGTCCACGTAGCCCATGTCGGATTCGCCCGCCTCACCGGTCGGCCAGCTCTGCACCATCCACCCCAGATCCAGCTTCGGATCGCCGACGGTCCCCATCTCCCAGTCGACGATCGCGGCCAGCCGCGCCGGCGCGCCATGGTGGTACATGACGTTCGCGAACTGGTAGTCGCCGTGCATCAGGCCGGGGACGAAGTCGAGCGGTCTGTGCGCCCGCAGCCACGCCGTCGCGGTCTCCAGCCCGGGCAGGTCGCGCCGCTTGATCCGCTCGAGGAAGCCGATCCACCGGTCCACCTGCCGCTCGTGGAAGCCGTCGGGGCGGCCGAGGTCCGCCAGCCCGCGTACGCGCCAGTCCACCTTCGACAGCAGCGCGATGCCCTCGGCCAGCTGATAGCTCAGGCCGGCGCGGGCGGAGGTGTCGCTGTGGAAGGGTTCCGGCCATCTGGCGTGGGTGTCCATCGGCGACCACCCGTCGACGAACCCCATCAGGTAGAACGGCCGTCCGAGCACCTCGGGGTCCGCGCACACGCCGACCGCGGCGGTGTGCGGTACGTCGGTGCCGTCGAGCGCCTCGATGATCCGCCACTCTCGCAGGATGCCCCTGTCCCGGTCGGGTGGGGCGCCGGGCGGCGGCATACGCAGCACACATCGGTGCTCACCGCGGCGGACCTCGTAGATGACGTTCTGCGTGCCACCGGAGAGGAACCGGGTCTGCAGCGGATCGCCCTTGCCCGGCATCGCGGCGTCGTCCATCCACGCGGCGAGACGGGCGGTGTCG comes from the Mycolicibacterium litorale genome and includes:
- a CDS encoding NADPH:quinone oxidoreductase family protein, which codes for MRAAVCAAYGPPESVRIDDLPSPQAGPGQVIVRVGAAAVNYPDVLLIAGRYQVAVPTPFVPGSEFAGTVIGIGQGTTGFAVGDRVAGTGMFGAFAEEVAVATAGLTPVPDGVDDRSAAAFGVAHRTAWHTLRSVARVEPGDDVIVLGAGGGVGLAAVQLAVHLGARVTAVASSDEKLHAAIGHGAHRAINHRAQPLRHALRDALPGGAAAVIDPVGGELSEPALRALRRGGRFVTVGFASGAIPRIPLNLVLIKGVTVQGFQFGDVPAGEFRRNDEQLRTLLADNVIRPHIGAVYPLAAVADALRQVADGHAVGKVVVDVGLRA
- a CDS encoding phosphotransferase family protein, whose product is MDDAAMPGKGDPLQTRFLSGGTQNVIYEVRRGEHRCVLRMPPPGAPPDRDRGILREWRIIEALDGTDVPHTAAVGVCADPEVLGRPFYLMGFVDGWSPMDTHARWPEPFHSDTSARAGLSYQLAEGIALLSKVDWRVRGLADLGRPDGFHERQVDRWIGFLERIKRRDLPGLETATAWLRAHRPLDFVPGLMHGDYQFANVMYHHGAPARLAAIVDWEMGTVGDPKLDLGWMVQSWPTGEAGESDMGYVDMRGMPSRDDVVAHYAEVSGRQVDDLDYYLILAKWKLAIVLEQGFQRAGDDEKLLAFGPVVTGLMASAAELAESSDYR